A DNA window from Porphyromonas gingivalis ATCC 33277 contains the following coding sequences:
- a CDS encoding C-GCAxxG-C-C family (seleno)protein yields the protein MNTHHHIVISIGSNYAAETNIPAAMRLLRDSYPTIRFSKPIENAPIDFPYPSGLFTNLTAHFYSSENREEVGRKLKGIELQLGRTYTKPFDGRVAIDLDLIVWNNTILKNVDYSRPYIQSGLQELRINIQTQLNMTKESRSETFFHNKPNNWNCAQAVQKGFQDLTGMTDEAIEEEYRPKGGGRAEGGLCGALYSANRILESKGLQPVSQEFQAHAGGITCRELKGELKFPCNNCVRLAEELVEQRLSESQTND from the coding sequence ATGAACACTCACCACCATATCGTTATCAGTATAGGCAGCAACTACGCTGCAGAGACCAATATACCGGCGGCTATGCGCCTGCTTCGGGACTCATATCCGACGATCCGTTTCTCCAAGCCCATCGAGAACGCTCCCATTGACTTCCCTTACCCTTCAGGTTTGTTTACCAATCTGACAGCCCATTTCTATTCATCGGAGAACCGGGAAGAAGTCGGACGGAAACTGAAGGGAATAGAATTGCAATTAGGCAGGACATATACCAAGCCTTTCGATGGCCGTGTAGCCATTGATCTTGACCTGATCGTCTGGAACAATACAATACTGAAGAATGTTGACTATTCAAGGCCTTATATTCAATCCGGCCTCCAAGAACTGCGTATCAATATCCAAACACAACTCAATATGACGAAAGAATCCAGATCGGAAACATTTTTCCACAACAAACCGAACAATTGGAACTGCGCACAAGCTGTTCAAAAAGGATTTCAAGATTTGACCGGTATGACTGACGAAGCGATCGAAGAAGAATACCGCCCCAAGGGCGGCGGAAGAGCCGAAGGCGGACTCTGCGGTGCACTTTATTCAGCCAATAGAATCCTTGAATCTAAAGGGCTGCAACCGGTCAGTCAGGAGTTTCAGGCCCATGCCGGCGGTATCACCTGCCGTGAGCTAAAGGGAGAACTGAAATTTCCCTGTAACAACTGTGTCCGCTTAGCCGAAGAGCTTGTCGAGCAAAGACTATCCGAATCGCAGACA
- a CDS encoding chorismate mutase, whose product MKYCDFTPLPLPSEPNTTVIAGPCSAESEEQIMTTARALRDEAGIRIFRAGLWKPRTLPGCFEGVGETGLPWLVRVQDELDMLATTEVATREHVEQAMQAGIRILWLGARTTSNPFAVQEIADTIGKDESVIVLVKNPISPDLDLWTGALERLRQSGVRQIGAIHRGFSTYATKTFRNPPHWQIPFDLKRRFPSLTILCDPSHITGQRDRIESVSQQAMEMNFDGLIIESHCCPDKALSDASQQITPTVLAQILRRLRIPRRQSEKQDEELISWRMQIDQIDESIVELLARRMQVAYEIGLFKKEHNLAVVQNLRYEQLQRNRARTAALLGLDETFISELFSRIHEESVRLQTLAPQKPHTDDCIS is encoded by the coding sequence ATGAAGTACTGTGATTTTACGCCGTTGCCTCTCCCCTCGGAGCCTAATACGACAGTCATTGCCGGCCCTTGCAGTGCAGAAAGTGAGGAGCAGATAATGACTACTGCTCGTGCCCTCAGGGATGAAGCAGGCATTCGTATTTTTCGTGCCGGTCTGTGGAAACCTCGTACCTTGCCGGGGTGCTTCGAAGGAGTAGGAGAAACAGGGCTACCTTGGTTGGTGCGTGTACAGGATGAATTGGATATGCTTGCTACCACGGAAGTGGCTACTCGCGAACACGTAGAGCAAGCCATGCAAGCCGGTATCAGAATACTCTGGTTAGGTGCACGAACCACATCCAATCCCTTTGCTGTACAAGAAATTGCCGATACGATAGGCAAGGACGAATCGGTGATTGTCCTCGTCAAGAATCCGATCAGTCCCGATTTGGATCTGTGGACAGGAGCCCTAGAACGGCTTCGGCAGTCCGGAGTTCGACAGATCGGAGCCATCCATAGAGGATTCAGTACCTATGCGACCAAGACGTTTCGCAATCCTCCACATTGGCAGATTCCCTTCGATTTGAAAAGACGTTTTCCTTCGTTAACCATCCTTTGTGATCCGAGTCATATTACGGGACAGAGAGATCGGATCGAATCCGTCAGCCAGCAAGCCATGGAAATGAATTTTGACGGGCTGATCATTGAGTCGCATTGCTGTCCGGATAAGGCTCTAAGCGATGCAAGCCAGCAGATAACACCTACTGTACTTGCCCAAATCCTCCGGCGACTGCGTATCCCACGCCGCCAATCCGAAAAGCAGGACGAAGAGCTGATCTCTTGGCGCATGCAGATTGATCAGATAGATGAGAGTATAGTGGAATTGCTAGCTCGGCGGATGCAAGTGGCATACGAGATAGGTTTGTTCAAAAAAGAGCACAATCTGGCTGTGGTTCAGAATCTCCGCTACGAACAACTACAGCGCAACCGTGCCCGTACTGCAGCCCTCTTAGGTTTGGACGAAACATTTATATCGGAGCTATTCAGCCGTATTCATGAGGAATCTGTCCGTCTGCAGACCCTTGCCCCCCAAAAGCCACACACCGACGACTGTATATCATGA
- a CDS encoding glycosyltransferase codes for MKRVLIFADIFPPAFAPRAAYLTKYLPRFGWEPFVITEKMPTPASQSHGDVFGGFCSDIPVTAIDLSSASFLSQAIRSARLFSELLWEQKEERFYKEAAKAFPSVKFDAILCLTYRKFPLATACRYAQAHRLPWVADCRDVIEQYSNYEFLPRGKRLPSLLMKWLRHRYISLRNHYLHKADRVVSVSPWHCNLLAEVNPRTELIYNGYDPELFSRGSLPCDKFILSYTGRLLTPGMHDPTLLFEALASETLQEVRKERRIELHWYVDEHSRSILQPFIRQYALKDMCRFFPMVPAVQVPEILRHSSVLLQLGNTEKPGGPHGIVSTKLFESLAMEKPILMVRSDEAIVADIISEAEAGLAAQTTEEVATFLSDQYTRWKAEGDTSLRNPNRNFISTFSREEEAKQYARLLESIVAN; via the coding sequence ATGAAACGGGTACTCATCTTCGCCGATATCTTCCCTCCGGCTTTTGCTCCGAGAGCTGCCTATCTGACCAAATATCTGCCTCGATTTGGTTGGGAACCTTTTGTAATAACGGAAAAAATGCCGACTCCGGCATCCCAGTCGCACGGCGATGTGTTTGGTGGATTTTGCAGTGATATTCCGGTAACGGCTATCGATCTCTCTTCGGCTTCGTTTCTGTCTCAGGCGATTCGTTCAGCTCGTCTGTTCAGCGAATTGCTTTGGGAGCAGAAAGAAGAGCGATTCTACAAAGAAGCGGCGAAAGCTTTTCCCAGTGTCAAATTCGATGCTATACTTTGTCTTACCTATCGCAAGTTTCCCCTTGCTACGGCTTGCCGCTATGCACAGGCACATCGATTGCCCTGGGTGGCGGATTGCCGCGATGTGATCGAACAGTACAGCAACTACGAATTTCTTCCTCGTGGCAAGCGACTGCCAAGTCTGCTGATGAAGTGGCTTCGACACCGCTATATTTCTCTCCGAAACCATTATCTCCACAAAGCTGATCGTGTAGTTTCGGTATCACCCTGGCACTGCAATCTGCTCGCAGAAGTTAATCCTCGTACAGAATTGATCTACAATGGATATGATCCCGAGCTTTTTTCTCGAGGATCGCTTCCTTGTGACAAATTCATCCTCTCCTATACAGGACGATTGCTGACTCCGGGAATGCACGATCCTACCCTTTTGTTCGAAGCTTTGGCTTCTGAAACTCTTCAGGAGGTGCGCAAAGAGAGACGAATAGAGCTGCACTGGTATGTGGACGAACACTCCCGCTCCATCCTGCAACCATTCATTCGGCAGTATGCTCTGAAGGATATGTGCCGCTTTTTCCCGATGGTCCCGGCTGTTCAGGTACCCGAAATTCTCCGCCATAGCAGTGTCCTGCTCCAACTGGGCAACACAGAGAAGCCCGGAGGCCCCCATGGTATAGTATCGACCAAGCTATTCGAGTCACTGGCCATGGAAAAACCCATCCTGATGGTAAGGAGCGATGAAGCTATCGTGGCAGATATTATATCGGAGGCCGAGGCAGGATTGGCTGCACAGACGACAGAAGAGGTAGCCACATTCCTGAGTGATCAATACACTCGCTGGAAGGCAGAAGGGGATACTTCTCTTCGGAACCCAAACAGGAATTTTATCTCCACTTTTTCGCGTGAAGAGGAAGCCAAACAATATGCTCGTCTACTGGAATCGATCGTCGCTAACTAA
- a CDS encoding polysaccharide deacetylase family protein, which yields MNTEVIHYIIRFLIGDESGNDQLLSRIGYTSKQSEMSRYSIVIRASNFFDSDIYGTDKAFPLLPLKEWEGVPLLFGEPTEELLEESDTLVLNADIVASTYFLISRYEEMYRRKLRDIHGRFPGRESLLFKAGFLQRPVVDEYGAILRTKIRQMGWPVKDPVPHFSMVNLTHDVDEPFEYRGWRSFARALIKERKSPFKAFRLAYANPASDRFFTFPRFVDWDKILRSKMPDRCRIIFFFKAPGKAPQDAPNYSLRKPLYQSLRSLVKNNGIVIGLHSNYSAGLNPELIGKQRKRLMSDTDMAVDCNRHHYLAAREPEDMQALISAGIRHDYTMGYADVAGFRLGTSRPVRFIMPSTRRLTELILHPLTLMDCTLHRQEYMGLDEATAIELCKELLKHTFIHGGEATLLWHNEYLSRDIHPWHARLYREVLRLIETMEEKQEEESFDYETAIDQ from the coding sequence ATGAATACTGAAGTAATCCACTACATCATTCGCTTTCTGATCGGAGATGAAAGCGGAAACGATCAGCTCCTCAGTCGCATCGGTTATACCTCGAAGCAGAGCGAGATGTCCCGATACAGCATTGTCATCCGTGCTTCAAACTTCTTCGATTCGGATATTTACGGTACCGATAAGGCTTTTCCCTTGTTACCGCTGAAAGAATGGGAGGGCGTACCTCTCCTTTTTGGAGAGCCGACCGAAGAGCTGTTGGAAGAGAGCGACACACTGGTGCTGAATGCCGACATTGTCGCCTCTACATATTTTCTGATCTCCCGCTACGAAGAGATGTACCGGCGTAAACTTCGAGATATACACGGACGATTTCCGGGAAGAGAGTCCTTGCTTTTCAAAGCAGGATTTCTACAGCGTCCTGTAGTAGATGAATACGGGGCCATTCTGCGCACCAAAATTCGTCAGATGGGCTGGCCGGTAAAAGACCCAGTCCCCCATTTCTCCATGGTGAATCTGACGCATGACGTAGACGAACCGTTCGAGTACAGAGGATGGAGAAGTTTTGCCCGAGCATTGATCAAGGAACGCAAATCTCCCTTCAAGGCTTTCCGTCTGGCTTATGCCAATCCGGCAAGTGATCGTTTCTTCACTTTTCCCCGTTTTGTGGATTGGGATAAAATATTGCGCAGCAAAATGCCGGATCGCTGTCGGATTATCTTCTTCTTCAAAGCACCCGGAAAGGCCCCACAGGATGCACCGAACTATTCGCTGAGAAAACCGCTCTATCAATCGCTCCGATCTTTGGTTAAAAACAATGGAATAGTGATAGGGCTTCACAGCAACTACTCTGCCGGTCTGAACCCCGAACTAATCGGAAAGCAGCGCAAGCGACTTATGAGCGATACCGATATGGCAGTCGACTGCAACAGGCATCACTACCTTGCAGCTCGTGAGCCGGAGGACATGCAAGCCCTGATCTCGGCAGGTATCAGGCACGATTACACCATGGGGTATGCCGATGTTGCAGGTTTCCGCCTTGGTACATCCCGTCCCGTTCGCTTCATTATGCCTTCCACAAGACGGCTGACCGAGCTGATCCTGCACCCACTTACACTGATGGATTGTACGCTGCACAGGCAAGAGTATATGGGCCTGGACGAAGCTACAGCCATAGAGTTGTGCAAGGAACTGCTGAAGCATACTTTCATCCACGGAGGAGAAGCCACACTCCTTTGGCACAACGAATATCTCTCTCGCGACATTCATCCCTGGCATGCCCGTTTGTATCGAGAAGTACTGAGGCTGATAGAAACCATGGAGGAAAAACAAGAGGAGGAATCTTTCGACTACGAAACGGCCATCGACCAATGA
- a CDS encoding GNAT family N-acetyltransferase, with amino-acid sequence MKQRYRELCRQGMPIPLYLQDWWLDAVCGFDEWMAFVLEEEGTVSGVMPCYMPVPGHISMPPFTQFLGSYSFIGINEDSTTSFRTHRRVHDMLRSMLPPHKSFMVQYSKDFTDWLPYYWQGYSQTTRYTYRIDLSPGIDVVRMAIRPDAMKKIRKAERDGLRCTSATVDDLLRLCRISMSRQEAKGFAVETLQRLAEVAIERHAGEIVGCEDSEGRLLAAVFLAHDHNTAYTIASGQIREGQGRNAGAFALYEAIWRACEMEGIHTFDFEGSMLEGVEGFFRSFGGIQTPYFRLSKGRIGLYGRLRRKWRAFHDTGQQKQV; translated from the coding sequence ATGAAGCAACGCTATCGGGAGCTATGCCGGCAAGGAATGCCCATCCCTCTATACCTGCAGGATTGGTGGCTGGATGCTGTATGCGGTTTCGATGAATGGATGGCTTTCGTCCTTGAGGAGGAAGGGACGGTTTCAGGTGTGATGCCCTGCTATATGCCGGTACCTGGTCATATCAGCATGCCGCCCTTCACCCAGTTTTTGGGATCCTACAGTTTCATAGGTATAAACGAAGACAGCACGACCTCCTTTCGTACCCATCGTAGGGTACACGATATGCTGCGCTCCATGCTTCCGCCTCATAAGTCCTTTATGGTACAATACTCCAAGGATTTTACCGATTGGCTCCCTTATTACTGGCAAGGTTACTCTCAGACTACGCGATATACGTACAGGATAGATCTAAGCCCTGGAATCGATGTCGTACGGATGGCTATTCGCCCCGACGCCATGAAGAAGATACGTAAGGCTGAAAGAGACGGACTCCGCTGTACGTCGGCCACGGTGGACGACCTGCTGCGCCTCTGCCGTATATCCATGTCCCGACAGGAAGCAAAAGGATTTGCAGTGGAGACATTGCAGCGGCTGGCGGAAGTCGCCATCGAAAGGCATGCAGGTGAAATAGTCGGTTGTGAAGATAGCGAAGGGCGTCTACTGGCTGCCGTCTTCCTCGCCCACGATCATAACACGGCCTACACGATTGCTTCCGGCCAAATTCGTGAAGGACAGGGGCGCAATGCCGGAGCTTTTGCCCTGTATGAGGCCATTTGGAGGGCTTGTGAGATGGAAGGCATTCATACATTTGACTTCGAAGGTTCCATGTTGGAGGGGGTAGAGGGATTCTTCCGCTCGTTCGGAGGTATACAAACACCTTATTTCCGACTATCCAAAGGTCGGATTGGCTTATATGGCCGACTAAGACGTAAATGGCGAGCCTTTCATGATACCGGTCAGCAAAAACAGGTATGA
- the recA gene encoding recombinase RecA, translating to MAEEKIPTVQDEKKLQALRMATEKIEKTFGKGAIMNMGANTVEDVSVIPSGSIGLDLALGVGGYPRGRIIEIYGPESSGKTTLAIHAIAEAQKAGGLAAIIDAEHAFDRTYAEKLGVNVDNLWIAQPDNGEQALEIAEQLIRSSAVDIIVIDSVAALTPKAEIEGEMGDNKVGLHARLMSQALRKMTGAISKSNTTCIFINQLREKIGVLFGNPETTTGGNALKFYASIRIDIRKSTPIKDGEEIMGHLTKVKVLKNKVAPPFRKAEFDIVFGEGISRSGEIIDLGVELDIIKKSGSWFSYGDTKLGQGREAAKEMIRDNEELAEELTEKIREAIRNKHS from the coding sequence ATGGCAGAAGAAAAGATACCCACGGTGCAGGATGAGAAGAAACTGCAAGCCCTGCGAATGGCCACGGAGAAGATAGAGAAGACATTCGGAAAAGGTGCTATCATGAATATGGGAGCCAATACGGTGGAGGATGTAAGCGTTATCCCCTCCGGCTCCATCGGTTTGGATTTGGCTCTCGGTGTAGGCGGTTACCCTCGCGGACGTATTATCGAGATATACGGACCGGAATCTTCCGGTAAGACCACTCTGGCTATCCATGCCATTGCCGAAGCGCAGAAAGCAGGTGGCTTGGCGGCCATCATCGATGCGGAACATGCTTTCGACCGCACCTATGCCGAAAAGTTGGGCGTCAATGTGGATAATCTCTGGATAGCACAGCCGGACAACGGTGAACAGGCTTTGGAAATCGCCGAGCAACTGATTCGCTCTTCTGCTGTCGACATTATAGTCATTGACTCTGTCGCAGCCCTCACGCCCAAAGCGGAAATAGAGGGTGAAATGGGGGACAACAAGGTTGGTTTGCATGCCCGTCTGATGTCGCAAGCACTGCGTAAGATGACCGGAGCCATCAGCAAATCCAATACAACCTGTATCTTCATCAACCAGCTACGAGAGAAGATCGGTGTTTTGTTCGGCAATCCGGAGACCACCACAGGGGGGAATGCACTGAAATTCTATGCATCCATCCGCATCGACATTCGCAAGAGCACACCGATCAAGGATGGCGAAGAGATCATGGGACACCTGACCAAGGTGAAAGTGTTGAAAAACAAGGTGGCTCCTCCATTCCGCAAAGCAGAGTTCGACATCGTATTCGGAGAAGGTATTTCGCGTTCCGGCGAGATTATCGATTTGGGTGTAGAGCTGGATATTATCAAGAAGAGCGGATCGTGGTTCAGCTATGGCGATACGAAGCTGGGACAGGGACGTGAGGCTGCCAAGGAAATGATTCGGGACAATGAAGAATTGGCCGAAGAACTGACTGAAAAAATACGCGAAGCCATTCGCAACAAACATTCATAA
- the bcp gene encoding thioredoxin-dependent thiol peroxidase, with protein MIQIGDRIPEILGIDQDGNEVKRDDYRGRKIALYFYPKDNTSGCTAQACSLRDGHSTLRAAGYEIIGVSRDSAKSHRNFREKYELPFPLIVDEEVRLNELFGVWVEKSMYGRKYMGTERTTFLTDEEGVVTRIIRGKEVKTKDHADQILNG; from the coding sequence ATGATACAAATAGGAGACCGTATTCCTGAGATTCTTGGGATAGACCAAGACGGGAACGAGGTCAAAAGAGACGATTATCGCGGACGAAAGATCGCACTATATTTCTACCCCAAAGACAATACTTCGGGATGTACGGCACAGGCATGCAGCCTGCGCGACGGTCATAGCACACTTCGTGCTGCCGGCTACGAAATCATCGGAGTGAGTCGTGATTCGGCCAAGAGCCATCGCAATTTCCGAGAGAAGTACGAGCTTCCTTTTCCGCTGATCGTGGACGAGGAAGTGCGTCTCAACGAACTTTTCGGTGTTTGGGTGGAAAAAAGCATGTACGGACGCAAATATATGGGGACCGAGCGCACTACTTTCCTCACGGATGAGGAGGGCGTAGTCACACGCATCATCAGAGGCAAAGAGGTCAAGACCAAAGACCATGCCGATCAGATACTAAACGGATAA
- a CDS encoding IS982-like element IS195 family transposase, with protein sequence MKTNIVDVFCIIDDFSKLFDEAIKKKTLEEADKKRRNRKFKMSDSEVMTILILFHLSRYRDLKAFYLQYITHSCRSEFPHLVSYNRFVELQSRVGFKLIAFLNMCCLGQCTGISFIDSTPLKACHIKRAHGHRTMRGWAQKGKSTMGWFYGFKLHIVINDRGEIINYQITPGNCDDREPLKDGTFTKNLFGKLIADRGYISQNLFDRLFVDDIHMITKIKKNMKNSLMHLYDKVLLRKRALIETVNDMLKNVCQIEHTRHRSVNNFVTNLISGIIAYNILPKKPELNIEIIRNPNFPISA encoded by the coding sequence ATGAAGACAAATATAGTTGATGTTTTTTGCATCATAGATGATTTCTCCAAGCTTTTTGATGAAGCAATCAAGAAAAAGACCCTCGAAGAGGCAGACAAAAAACGCAGGAATAGAAAGTTTAAGATGTCGGACAGTGAGGTCATGACCATCCTGATCCTGTTTCATCTGTCAAGATACCGAGATTTGAAAGCTTTTTATCTTCAATACATCACCCATTCTTGTCGATCCGAGTTTCCACATCTTGTCTCTTATAATCGCTTTGTGGAGCTGCAAAGCAGGGTGGGTTTCAAGCTGATAGCATTTCTCAATATGTGTTGTTTGGGTCAATGTACAGGCATCTCTTTCATCGATTCCACCCCACTGAAGGCTTGTCATATCAAACGAGCTCATGGGCATAGGACAATGAGGGGATGGGCTCAAAAAGGCAAAAGCACCATGGGTTGGTTTTATGGATTCAAGCTACATATTGTTATCAACGACAGGGGTGAAATCATCAACTATCAAATCACACCGGGCAATTGTGATGACAGAGAACCTCTGAAAGACGGAACATTCACCAAGAATCTTTTTGGCAAACTCATTGCCGATAGAGGCTACATTTCCCAAAACCTTTTTGACCGGCTCTTTGTCGATGACATCCACATGATAACCAAAATCAAAAAGAACATGAAGAACTCCCTGATGCATCTATATGACAAAGTTTTATTGAGAAAGAGAGCCTTGATCGAAACGGTCAATGATATGCTCAAAAATGTCTGTCAGATAGAGCACACGAGACATCGCAGTGTCAACAATTTTGTCACCAACCTGATCTCCGGTATCATCGCTTACAACATCCTGCCTAAAAAGCCTGAACTCAATATTGAAATCATCAGAAACCCTAACTTTCCTATTTCCGCTTAG
- the mnmE gene encoding tRNA uridine-5-carboxymethylaminomethyl(34) synthesis GTPase MnmE, whose translation MSILHSFNKDTICAVATAPGVGGIAVIRVSGANAFRLVSPLFLHRGKAIDLSEAKPRTALYGEIMEADELIDEVVLTCFHAPHSFTAEHTVEIACHGSIYIRRRILEALINQGCRLAQPGEFTRRAYLNGRMDLSSAEAVADIIASESKAQHQMAMKQLRGGYSEELNALREELLRLTGLMELELDFPEEDVEFADRTELLALCDQIELKLKKLIDSYRLGNAVKRGIPVAIVGTTNVGKSTLLNTLLGEERAIVSDIHGTTRDTIEDTMHIGGYLFRFVDTAGLRETEDTIESLGIERSRSKIKEADIILAVVDGTRISEANQLDYIKSIWDEREERTVILLVNKSESLAEADRIGLSEALQTKLSTPTRPIFISAREGRGIDELKGELTQIMETSGANEADLIVSNARHHQLLREAFDALRRMRSGFDMGLSTDLLTLDLRHAITSIGEITGREITSDDTLHYIFAHFCIGK comes from the coding sequence ATGTCTATCCTCCATTCCTTTAATAAGGACACCATCTGTGCCGTAGCCACTGCTCCGGGTGTGGGCGGTATCGCCGTCATTCGTGTGTCCGGTGCGAATGCTTTCCGCCTCGTTAGCCCACTTTTTCTACATCGTGGCAAGGCGATTGACCTCAGCGAAGCCAAGCCTCGCACCGCCCTCTATGGCGAAATCATGGAGGCGGACGAACTTATCGACGAAGTTGTCCTAACGTGTTTCCACGCTCCGCACTCCTTCACTGCCGAGCATACGGTCGAGATTGCCTGCCATGGCTCCATATATATACGTAGACGTATTCTCGAGGCCCTCATCAATCAGGGCTGTCGTCTGGCACAACCGGGCGAATTTACTCGCCGTGCCTACCTCAATGGGCGTATGGACCTGAGTAGTGCCGAGGCGGTGGCGGATATCATCGCCAGCGAGAGCAAGGCACAGCATCAGATGGCGATGAAGCAGCTGCGTGGAGGATATAGCGAGGAGCTGAATGCCCTGCGTGAGGAATTGCTTCGCCTAACGGGGTTGATGGAGTTGGAATTGGATTTCCCCGAAGAAGATGTGGAGTTCGCCGATCGTACGGAGCTACTCGCCCTCTGCGACCAAATTGAGCTAAAGCTCAAGAAGCTCATCGACAGCTATCGCCTTGGCAATGCTGTCAAGCGTGGGATTCCTGTGGCGATTGTTGGCACGACTAATGTGGGTAAGAGTACCCTGCTCAATACTTTGCTGGGCGAGGAGCGTGCCATCGTGAGCGATATTCACGGCACCACGCGCGACACCATCGAGGACACGATGCACATCGGGGGCTACCTCTTCCGCTTCGTCGATACGGCAGGACTGAGAGAGACCGAAGACACCATCGAGAGTCTTGGCATTGAGCGTAGCCGAAGCAAAATTAAGGAGGCAGATATTATCCTTGCCGTGGTGGACGGCACACGCATCAGCGAGGCCAATCAGCTGGACTATATCAAGAGTATTTGGGACGAAAGGGAGGAGCGAACGGTCATTCTGCTGGTCAATAAAAGCGAAAGCCTCGCCGAGGCCGACCGAATCGGGCTCAGCGAAGCTCTGCAAACGAAGCTCTCTACGCCCACGAGACCGATATTCATTTCAGCTCGTGAGGGTAGGGGGATAGACGAACTCAAGGGTGAACTCACCCAGATCATGGAGACTTCTGGAGCGAACGAAGCCGACCTCATTGTGAGCAATGCCCGCCATCATCAGCTCTTGCGGGAGGCTTTCGATGCCCTTCGGCGAATGCGTTCGGGCTTTGATATGGGACTCTCGACCGACTTGCTAACGCTCGACCTCCGGCACGCCATCACCTCCATCGGCGAAATTACCGGCCGCGAAATCACCAGCGACGACACCCTGCACTACATCTTCGCCCACTTCTGCATCGGCAAGTAA
- a CDS encoding IS982-like element IS195 family transposase: MKTNIVDVFCIIDDFSKLFDETIKKKTLEEADKKRRNRKFKMSDSEVMTILILFHLSRYRDLKAFYLQYITHSCRSEFPHLVSYNRFVELQSRVGFKLIAFLNMCCLGQCTGISFIDSTPLKACHIKRAHGHRTMRGWAQKGKSTMGWFYGFKLHIVINDRGEIINYQITPGNCDDREPLKDGTFTKNLFGKLIADRGYISQNLFDRLFVDDIHMITKIKKNMKNSLMHLYDKVLLRKRALIETVNDMFKNLCPIEHTRHRSVNNFVTNLISSIIAYNILPKKPELNIEIIRNPNFPISA, translated from the coding sequence ATGAAGACAAATATAGTTGATGTTTTTTGCATCATAGATGATTTCTCCAAGCTTTTTGATGAAACAATCAAGAAAAAGACCCTCGAAGAGGCAGACAAAAAACGCAGGAATAGAAAGTTTAAGATGTCGGACAGTGAGGTCATGACCATCCTGATCCTTTTTCATCTGTCAAGATACCGAGATTTGAAAGCTTTTTATCTTCAATACATCACCCATTCTTGTCGATCCGAGTTTCCACATCTTGTCTCTTATAATCGCTTTGTGGAGCTGCAAAGCAGGGTAGGTTTCAAGCTGATAGCATTTCTCAATATGTGTTGTTTGGGTCAATGTACAGGCATCTCTTTCATCGATTCCACCCCACTGAAGGCTTGTCATATCAAACGAGCTCATGGGCATAGGACAATGAGGGGATGGGCTCAAAAAGGCAAAAGCACCATGGGTTGGTTTTATGGATTCAAGCTACATATTGTTATCAACGACAGGGGTGAAATCATCAACTATCAAATCACACCGGGCAATTGTGATGACAGAGAACCTCTGAAAGACGGAACATTCACCAAGAATCTTTTTGGCAAACTCATTGCCGATAGAGGCTACATTTCCCAAAACCTTTTTGACCGGCTCTTTGTCGATGACATCCACATGATAACCAAAATCAAAAAGAACATGAAGAACTCCCTGATGCATCTATATGACAAAGTTTTATTGAGAAAGAGAGCCCTGATCGAAACGGTCAATGATATGTTCAAAAATCTCTGCCCGATAGAGCACACGAGACATCGCAGTGTCAACAATTTTGTCACCAACCTGATCTCCAGTATCATCGCTTACAACATCCTGCCTAAAAAGCCTGAACTCAATATTGAAATCATCAGAAACCCTAACTTTCCTATTTCCGCTTAG